Proteins encoded within one genomic window of Humulus lupulus chromosome 1, drHumLupu1.1, whole genome shotgun sequence:
- the LOC133812748 gene encoding zinc finger CCCH domain-containing protein 45-like translates to MNMKRARTFDRMKKKRPRTLKRVSWAPDTDLCQVKLFTSDDCPAKTIMKSQEEVRGKSPPIEPTYVSQTQWKFPPMFVLSPSWGVVSGEESQEAKHQKWRETRVLEAVYPRLSSIPSSSSVCSEVENECYDDGQTPLIPLTPIEEEEEESPSLVTPLNPTTSSHEQPSLSQVPSDQPSSTKPSTDAYASLIDTNLLFKILSDPQMIEKFKNNGVTLPACTTRSAPVPETKQGYVDVNSVSPQQDSSSTISEQVVGLPSFSSKHLFTSSNQVKSATNIAACNQPNPMPPMKDLNYYKNLIRQHGCEKVEHKEPRYAQNGESYSYLEDPKLVKNYKPRDLTLKNLKPCTFYKTSKGCRNGANCPYQHDVPTQWRVNKDLETHNAKPMRLNTECKRELC, encoded by the exons ATGAATATGAAGCGAGCAAGGACTTTCGATAGAATGAAAAAGAAGCGGCCGAGGACTTTGAAACGGGTCTCATGGGCTCCAGATACGGATCTTTGTCAG GTTAAGCTGTTTACCTCCGATGATTGTCCTGCAAAAACAATTATGAAATCTCAAGAAGAGGTTCGAGGAAAGTCACCACCAATAGAACCTACATATGTTTCTCAGACTCAATGGAAATTCCCTCCCATG TTTGTTTTGAGTCCTTCTTGGGGGGTTGTCTCTGGTGAGGAGAGTCAGGAAGCCAAGCATCAAAAGTGGAGGGAGACAAGAGTGCTTGAAGCAGTTTATCCACGGCTTTCTTCTATTCCTTCTAG TTCTAGTGTTTGTTCTGAAGTGGAGAATGAATGTTATGATGATGGCCAAACTCCACTCATCCCTTTAACTCCcatcgaagaagaagaagaagaatcacCATCACTAGTTACACCACTAAACCCCACCACAAGCTCCCACGAACAACCATCCTTGTCCCAAGTTCCTAGTGACCAACCCTCTTCAACCAAACCATCTACTGATGCTTATGCTTCCTTGATCGATACCAATTTGCTCTTTAAAATCCTAAGCGACCCACAAATGATTGAGAAATTTAAAAACAATGGAGTGACACTACCGGCCTGTACGACCAGAAGTGCACCCGTCCCTGAGACAAAACAGGGTTATGTAGATGTGAACTCAGTGTCTCCCCAACAAGATAGCAGTAGTACCATTTCTGAGCAAGTGGTTGGTTTGCCTAGTTTTTCAAGTAAACACTTGTTTACTTCATCAAATCAGGTGAAATCTGCCACAAATATAGCTGCCTGCAACCAACCAAATCCAATGCCGCCCATGAAGGATTTGAACTACTATAAGAATCTCATTAGGCAACATGGTTGTGAAAAAGTTGAGCATAAGGAACCAAGATATGCACAAAATGGGGAAAGTTATTCTTACCTTGAAGATCCAAAACTGGTTAAAAATTATAAACCAAGAGATTTGACATTGAAGAACTTGAAACCCTGTACTTTTTATAAAACCTCAAAGGGCTGCCGAAATGGGGCCAATTGCCCATACCAGCATGATGTTCCAACGCAATGGCGTGTTAACAAAGATTTAGAGACTCATAATGCTAAGCCAATGAGACTAAATACTGAATGTAAGAGGGAATTATGTTGA
- the LOC133812754 gene encoding peptidyl-prolyl cis-trans isomerase Pin1: protein MSSSGNQVKASHILIKHQGSRRKASWKDPEGRVIINTTREAAVSQLKAIREDIVSGKSKFEDIASRISDCSSAKRGGDLGPFGRGQMQKPFEEATFALKVGEISDIVDTDSGAHIIMRTG, encoded by the exons ATGTCCTCCTCTGGAAACCAGGTCAAGGCTTCTCACATACTCATCAAGCACCAGGGCTCCAGGAGAAAGGCCTCGTGGAAAGATCCAGAAGGCCGCGTTATCATAAACACCACCCGTGAAGCCGCCGTCTCCCAACTCAAGGCCATCCGCGAAGACATCGTTTCGGGCAAGTCCAAGTTCGAAGACATCGCTTCTCGCATCTCTGATTGCAGCTCCGCCAAGCGCGGTGGCGATCTTG GTCCATTTGGTCGTGGTCAAATGCAGAAGCCTTTCGAAGAGGCGACCTTTGCTCTTAAGGTTGGGGAGATTAGCGATATTGTGGATACCGACAGTGGAGCTCACATCATTATGAGAACTGGTTGA
- the LOC133812755 gene encoding peptide methionine sulfoxide reductase A5 isoform X1, whose product MRFDGSIRLMVLLIILVCGSERGLCIRNPDRISQTKTSQYPSPNHPLKTAVFALGSFWRSEAIFGCLNGVVRTTAGYSGGTKTNPEYRSLADHAESVQVEYDPKLISFRQILEVFWSSHDSRQAFGQGPDVGSQYRSVIFTNGTEEARLAALSKEKEQAKSKANIVLTQIQPLGTFYPAEPEHQKFELKRNPFLLQLIGNLPEEELEASSLATTMNGYAADLCPLNIQKQIDAKIGDIVKKGGKGYLEEHR is encoded by the exons ATGCGTTTCGATGGTAGTATTAGGCTAATGGTGCTCCTGATAATCCTAGTGTGTGGGAGCGAGAGAGGTCTGTGCATAAGAAACCCAGATCGGATCTCTCAAACCAAAACTTCTCAATACCCGTCTCCCAATCACCCTTTGAAAACTGCCGTTTTTGCTCTTGGTAGCTTCTGGAGATCGGAAGCCATTTTCGGCTGCTTGAATGGGGTCGTACGAACCACCGCCGGTTACTCTGGTGGAACCAAGACCAACCCTGAGTACAGAAGTTTGGCCGACCATGCCGAATCTGTTCAG GTTGAGTATGATCCCAAGTTGATTAGTTTCAGACAAATTTTGGAGGTTTTTTGGTCTAGTCACGATTCTAGGCAAGCATTTGGGCAAGGTCCTGATGTAGGTAGTCAGTACAG GTCAGTTATTTTCACAAATGGAACTGAAGAGGCCAGATTGGCTGCCCTGAGCAAAGAGAAAGAGCAAGCTAAATCGAAAGCTAACATCGTTTTGACACAAATTCAACCTCTTGGGACATTTTATCCTGCAGAGCCTGAACATCAG AAGTTTGAACTCAAGCGAAATCCGTTTCTTCTCCAATTAATTGGTAACTTGCCTGAAGAGGAGCTTGAGGCTTCCAGTCTGGCAACTACAATGAATGGTTACGCAGCAGATCTTTGCCCTCTAAACATTCAGAAACAGATAGACGCGAAGATCGGTGACATTGTCAAGAAAG gTGGGAAAGGATATCTTGAGGAACACAGATAA
- the LOC133812755 gene encoding peptide methionine sulfoxide reductase A5 isoform X2, with the protein MRFDGSIRLMVLLIILVCGSERGLCIRNPDRISQTKTSQYPSPNHPLKTAVFALGSFWRSEAIFGCLNGVVRTTAGYSGGTKTNPEYRSLADHAESVQVEYDPKLISFRQILEVFWSSHDSRQAFGQGPDVGSQYRSVIFTNGTEEARLAALSKEKEQAKSKANIVLTQIQPLGTFYPAEPEHQKFELKRNPFLLQLIGNLPEEELEASSLATTMNGYAADLCPLNIQKQIDAKIGDIVKKGWPMLREI; encoded by the exons ATGCGTTTCGATGGTAGTATTAGGCTAATGGTGCTCCTGATAATCCTAGTGTGTGGGAGCGAGAGAGGTCTGTGCATAAGAAACCCAGATCGGATCTCTCAAACCAAAACTTCTCAATACCCGTCTCCCAATCACCCTTTGAAAACTGCCGTTTTTGCTCTTGGTAGCTTCTGGAGATCGGAAGCCATTTTCGGCTGCTTGAATGGGGTCGTACGAACCACCGCCGGTTACTCTGGTGGAACCAAGACCAACCCTGAGTACAGAAGTTTGGCCGACCATGCCGAATCTGTTCAG GTTGAGTATGATCCCAAGTTGATTAGTTTCAGACAAATTTTGGAGGTTTTTTGGTCTAGTCACGATTCTAGGCAAGCATTTGGGCAAGGTCCTGATGTAGGTAGTCAGTACAG GTCAGTTATTTTCACAAATGGAACTGAAGAGGCCAGATTGGCTGCCCTGAGCAAAGAGAAAGAGCAAGCTAAATCGAAAGCTAACATCGTTTTGACACAAATTCAACCTCTTGGGACATTTTATCCTGCAGAGCCTGAACATCAG AAGTTTGAACTCAAGCGAAATCCGTTTCTTCTCCAATTAATTGGTAACTTGCCTGAAGAGGAGCTTGAGGCTTCCAGTCTGGCAACTACAATGAATGGTTACGCAGCAGATCTTTGCCCTCTAAACATTCAGAAACAGATAGACGCGAAGATCGGTGACATTGTCAAGAAAGGTTGGCCTATGTTGAGAGAAATATAG
- the LOC133812753 gene encoding uncharacterized protein LOC133812753 produces the protein MQLIVLSMLKPRPSEIDYYSALTEGDAPLYPGLGQEEEVETPTDFEKVAEIAAEVAKAANIFVDGPDDEDTPVPIDPTPSAPAPSVHPSPDQPDLREVLERLERVESRQDTILENQAVIMDAVNKILTFVQDLPNDSDSDSDSLDLPDDFVSHDIGTPPPIVLTANPETPGVAIIEPGDVAGVEFQLAKRKRRKPKKFEDYTDPTRKKARLDAIDDVPLVLDPLKKPLATQYRTVGKWLLGDIPNKTKRDVQSGVYGSSWFLTMKTPQFWIDDGHIDAAMHMLRRRRQFYPGAYRQDGVVMNIMFS, from the exons atgcagttgattgtgttgtccatgttgaagccccgaccttcggagatagattattatagcgctctgacggagggtgatgctcccttgtatcccgggttgggccaagaagaagaggtagagactcccactgattttgagaaggtggcggagatagctgctgaggttgcgaaggcagcaaatatttttgttgatggccctgatgatgaggataccccagtccccatcgaccccacaccctcggccccagccccatcggtacaccccagtcctgatcaacctgatttacgggaggtgttggagaggttggagcgagtcgagagtcgtcaggataccatcctagagaaccaggcggtcatcatggatgctgtcaataagatcttgacattcgtacaagatcttccaaatgattctgattctgattccgactcacttgacctcccagatgattttgtctcacatgacataggcactcctcccccgatagtactcacagcaaatcctgagaccccaggtgttgctattatagaacctggggatgttgctggtgtagagtttcaattggccaagaggaaaagacgcaaacctaagaaatttgaagactacaccGACCCAACCAGAAAGAAAGCTCGTTTGGATGCGATTGATGACGTGCCATTAGTCCTAGACCCTCTAAAGAAGCCACTTGCTACACAGTACAGAACGGTCggcaagtggttgcttggagatATTCCGAACAAGACGAAGAGGGATGTCCAATCTGGTGTGTATGGTTCGAGTTGGTTTCTGACGATGAAGACACCACAGTTTTGGAtcgatgatggg catattgatgcggccatGCATATGCTACGTAGGCGTCGACAGTTCTATCCCGGGGCGTATCGGCAAGATGGtgttgtgatgaatattatgttctcaTAA